One genomic window of Quercus lobata isolate SW786 chromosome 9, ValleyOak3.0 Primary Assembly, whole genome shotgun sequence includes the following:
- the LOC115960541 gene encoding chloroplast envelope quinone oxidoreductase homolog, whose product MAGKLMHAVHYTNCGGGPSDLKYVEVPVPTPKEDEVLIKVEAASISPIDWVIQQGGVKPLFPRELPYIPGTDIGGEVVDVGSEVKNVKPGDKVIAMLGFANGGGLAEFAVAKANLTVIRPLEVSAAEGAGIPSAGLMAHQALTDSAGLKLDGTEKPTNILITNGSESVGNYAIQLAKLGNAHVTATCAPEHIDLAKSLGADEVVDQTTPDGQALKSPSGKKYDIVIHCGEPTSWSSFEPHLASNGKIFDVKPTLSSVKAYALKKLTFTKKLLIPVLFSCKAENMDFLVKLVKEGKVKTVIDSKYSLSNSEDAWAKNAENKIFGRIILEP is encoded by the exons ATGGCAGGCAAGCTTATGCACGCAGTTCATTACACTAATTGTGGTGGAGGACCCAGTGATTTGAAG TATGTTGAAGTCCCAGTTCCCACTCCAAAAGAAGATGAGGTTTTGATTAAAGTGGAAGCAGCCAGTATTAGTCCTATTGATTGGGTGATTCAGCAGGGCGGTGTGAAGCCTTTGTTTCCTCGTGAATTACCTTATATACctg GTACTGATATTGGAGGAGAGGTCGTTGACGTTGGATCAgaagtaaaaaatgtcaaaccTGGTGACAAAGTCATAGCTATGCTTGGTTTTGCT AATGGAGGTGGACTAGCTGAGTTTGCTGTGGCTAAGGCGAACTTGACAGTAATTAGGCCATTAGAGGTTTCGGCAGCTGAAGGTGCAGGCATTCCGTCTGCTGGTCTGATGGCTCACCAAGCACTCACCGACTCTGCGGGTCTCAAGCTTGATGGAACCGAAAAGCCCACAAACATTCTCATCACTAATGGCTCAGAAAGTGTTGGTAACTATGCAATTCAACTAGCAAAGCTTGGAAATGCACATGTTACAGCAACCTGTGCACCTGAACACATTGACCTTGCCAAGAGCTTAGGTGCTGATGAGGTTGTTGACCAAACCACCCCAGATGGGCAAGCTCTGAAAAGCCCATCTGGTAAGAAATATGACATAGTGATTCACTGTGGAGAACCGACTTCTTGGTCAAGTTTTGAGCCCCATTTGGCTTCAAATGGAAAGATTTTTGATGTAAAGCCTACACTTAGTTCCGTCAAGGCTTATGCTCTAAAGAAACTTACTTTCACAAAGAAGCTGCTAATACCAGTTCTCTTTAGTTGCAAGGCTGAGAATATGGATTTTCTTGTCAAGTTAGTCAAGGAAGGGAAGGTGAAGACAGTGATTGACTCTAAGTACTCGTTGAGCAATTCTGAAGATGCTTGGGCAAAGAATgctgaaaacaaaatttttgggaGGATCATTCTGGAGCCTTAG
- the LOC115960670 gene encoding chloroplast envelope quinone oxidoreductase homolog — protein sequence MAGKLMHAVHYTNCGGGPSDLKYVEVPVPTPKKDEVLIKVEAASISPIDWMIQQGGVKPMFPRELPHIPGTDIGGEVVDVGSGVKNVKPGDRVIAMLGFANGGGLAEFAVAKANLTVIRPLEVSAAEGAGIPSAGLMAHQALTDSAGLKLDGTGKPTNILITNGSESVGNYAIQLAKLGNAHVTATCAPEHIDLAKSLGADEVVDQTTPDGQALKSPSGKKYDIVIHCGGPTSWSTFEPHLASNGKIFDAKPTPSSVKAYALKKLTFTKKLLIPVLFSCKAENMDFLVKLVKEGKVKTVIDSKYSLSNFEDAWAKNAENKIFGKIILEP from the exons TATGTTGAAGTCCCAGTTCCCACTCCAAAAAAAGATGAGGTTTTGATTAAAGTGGAAGCAGCCAGTATTAGTCCTATTGATTGGATGATTCAGCAGGGCGGTGTGAAGCCTATGTTTCCTCGTGAATTACCTCATATACctg GTACTGATATTGGAGGAGAGGTCGTTGACGTTGGATCAGGAGTCAAAAATGTCAAACCTGGTGACAGAGTCATAGCTATGCTTGGTTTTGCT AATGGAGGTGGACTAGCTGAGTTTGCTGTGGCTAAGGCGAACTTGACAGTAATTAGGCCATTAGAAGTTTCGGCAGCTGAAGGTGCAGGCATACCGTCTGCTGGTCTGATGGCTCACCAAGCACTCACCGACTCTGCGGGTCTCAAGCTTGATGGAACCGGAAAGCCCACAAACATTCTCATCACTAATGGCTCAGAAAGTGTTGGTAACTATGCAATTCAACTAGCGAAGCTTGGAAATGCACATGTTACAGCAACCTGTGCACCTGAACACATTGACCTTGCCAAGAGCTTAGGTGCTGATGAGGTTGTTGACCAAACCACCCCAGATGGGCAAGCTCTGAAAAGCCCATCTGGTAAGAAATATGACATAGTGATTCACTGTGGAGGACCAACTTCTTGGTCAACTTTTGAGCCCCATTTGGCTTCAAATGGAAAGATATTTGATGCAAAGCCTACACCTAGTTCCGTTAAGGCTTATGCTCTAAAGAAACTTACTTTCACAAAGAAGCTGCTAATTCCAGTTCTCTTTAGTTGCAAGGCTGAGAATATGGATTTTCTTGTCAAGTTAGTCAAGGAAGGGAAGGTGAAGACAGTGATTGACTCTAAGTACTCGTTGAGCAATTTTGAAGATGCTTGGGCAAAGAATgctgaaaacaaaatttttgggaaGATCATTCTGGAGCCTTAG